One Actinoplanes missouriensis 431 DNA segment encodes these proteins:
- a CDS encoding NmrA/HSCARG family protein has translation MSEKKVIAVVGATGAQGGGLVRAILADPDGGFAVRALTRDVTSPAAQELVKLGAEVVQADNYDPESLVRAFTGAYGGYFVTNFWAHMSAEKELVEATNLADAAGRAGLEHVVWSTLEDTRDHIPVTGERMPVLQERYNVPHFDAKAEADELFRAAGVPVTFLRTTFYWENLASGWGATRDAGGVLTLSLPMGDSRLAGIAVEDIGRTAYGIFKAGNDYVGQTVHIAGEHLTGAEIAAGLSRAVGEPVVYRPLSHDAYRALGFPGADEAGNMLQYYTEFDEYFTGVRDLETVRKLNPRLQSFDQWLAVNGHTIPRD, from the coding sequence ATGAGCGAGAAGAAGGTCATCGCAGTCGTCGGAGCCACCGGTGCGCAGGGTGGTGGCCTGGTCCGAGCGATCCTGGCCGACCCGGACGGTGGGTTCGCGGTGCGGGCGCTGACCCGCGACGTGACCTCGCCGGCGGCGCAGGAACTGGTCAAGCTCGGCGCCGAGGTGGTGCAGGCGGACAACTACGACCCCGAGAGCCTGGTGCGGGCGTTCACCGGGGCGTACGGCGGGTACTTCGTGACGAACTTCTGGGCCCACATGTCCGCCGAGAAGGAGCTGGTGGAGGCGACCAACCTGGCGGACGCGGCCGGTCGCGCCGGGCTCGAGCACGTGGTCTGGTCGACGCTGGAGGACACCCGGGACCACATCCCGGTGACCGGCGAGCGGATGCCGGTGCTGCAGGAGAGGTACAACGTCCCGCACTTCGACGCGAAGGCCGAGGCGGACGAGCTGTTCCGGGCGGCCGGGGTGCCCGTCACGTTCCTGCGGACCACGTTCTACTGGGAGAACCTCGCCAGCGGGTGGGGCGCCACACGCGACGCCGGCGGGGTGCTCACGCTGAGCCTGCCGATGGGTGACAGCAGGCTCGCCGGGATCGCGGTGGAGGACATCGGGCGGACCGCGTACGGGATCTTCAAGGCCGGAAATGATTACGTCGGGCAGACGGTGCACATCGCCGGTGAGCACCTGACCGGCGCGGAGATCGCGGCGGGTTTGAGCCGCGCGGTGGGGGAGCCGGTCGTGTATCGCCCGCTGAGTCATGACGCCTATCGGGCGCTGGGATTCCCGGGTGCGGACGAGGCCGGGAACATGCTGCAGTACTACACGGAGTTCGACGAGTACTTCACCGGTGTGCGTGATCTGGAGACGGTGCGGAAGCTGAACCCGCGGCTGCAGAGTTTCGACCAGTGGCTCGCGGTGAACGGGCACACGATCCCGCGGGATTGA
- a CDS encoding GNAT family N-acetyltransferase gives MISIATPAHRDRIVSSLVAAFTADPVIRHLFPDDETYPVYAAAFFGHLFDKRVHRQSIWMAGDGYSAAIWEPPSVPAATVETHATTMETRAATVETLAPAALPPAEFARMRAYDDAIHAALPSYPYWYLGVLGTHPDWTGRRWGHAVMAAGLRRAAEDGLPAVLETSTQGNVEMYRRAGWEVIATVEHPLRAWVMQQSAPPAAEAVPPSATR, from the coding sequence GTGATCTCCATTGCCACGCCGGCGCACCGGGACCGGATCGTCAGCTCGCTCGTCGCCGCGTTCACCGCCGATCCCGTGATCCGGCACCTCTTCCCCGACGACGAGACCTATCCGGTGTACGCGGCCGCCTTCTTCGGTCACCTCTTCGACAAGCGGGTGCACCGTCAGTCGATCTGGATGGCGGGGGATGGGTACTCGGCCGCGATCTGGGAGCCGCCGTCCGTTCCGGCCGCGACCGTGGAGACTCACGCCACGACCATGGAGACGCGCGCCGCGACCGTGGAGACTCTCGCGCCCGCCGCCCTGCCGCCTGCCGAGTTCGCCCGGATGCGGGCCTACGACGACGCCATCCACGCCGCCCTCCCGTCGTACCCCTACTGGTACCTGGGCGTCCTCGGCACCCACCCGGACTGGACCGGCCGCCGCTGGGGTCACGCCGTGATGGCCGCCGGCCTGCGCCGCGCCGCCGAGGACGGCCTGCCCGCCGTCCTGGAGACCAGCACGCAGGGCAACGTCGAGATGTACCGCCGGGCCGGCTGGGAGGTCATCGCCACCGTCGAGCATCCGCTGCGGGCGTGGGTCATGCAGCAATCAGCGCCTCCCGCGGCTGAGGCCGTGCCGCCGTCAGCCACACGGTGA